A region of Esox lucius isolate fEsoLuc1 chromosome 3, fEsoLuc1.pri, whole genome shotgun sequence DNA encodes the following proteins:
- the rock1 gene encoding rho-associated protein kinase 1 isoform X2, translating into MSAGESLEARFEKIDAMLKDPKSEINTDCLLDGLDALVYDLDFPALRKNKSIDNFLNRYKDTISKIRDLRMKAEDYEVVKVIGRGAFGEVQLVRHKATKKVYAMKLLSKFEMIKRSDSAFFWEERDIMAFANSAWVVQLFYAFQDDRYLYMVMEYMPGGDLVNLMSNYDVPEKWARFYTAEVVLALDGIHAMGFIHRDVKPDNMLLDKAGHLKLADFGTCMKMNKDGMVRCDTAVGTPDYISPEVLKSQGGDGYYGRECDWWSVGVFLYEMLVGDTPFYADSLVGTYSKIMNHKNALTFPDDSDISKDAKNLICAFLTDREVRLGRNGVDEIKRHAFFKNDQWTWENIRETAAPVVPELSSDIDTSNFDDIEEDRGDEETFPIPKAFVGNQLPFVGFTYYSSHQFPRSSSTKCVDKRSSSTKEDKSHLENLQKRIYQLEEQLHSEMQLKDEMEQKCRTSNSKLDKIMKELDEEANARKGVEASMSQLEKDKMMIQHRATEYQRKADQEAEKRRNMENEVSTLREQLENMRKISQNSQASNDKILQLQNQLEEANDLLRVESDTAARLRKSHTEMAKSMSQLEGLNRELQEKSRSADGGRAQLEKELLQLQNTLDSERRNYSQGSEEIRQLQARMTGLQEDNKNLKLSLSKVESERKQAQERSNNLEKEKNNLEIDLNYKLKILQQRLDQEQTEHRVTRAQLTDKYESIEEAKSAAMHAVQLKVSEESAARMRAESRVVEVEKQCSMLEFDLKQSVQKMEQLMKQKERLEDEVKALGMQLEQESSKRLLAQNELKSRWQEADRLKGSEKQLKQEINTALESKRSLEFQLAQLTKQYRGNEGQMRELQDQLEAEQYFSTLYKTQVKELKEEIEEKNRQVQEEHKKVQELHSERDSLSAQLDLTVTKAESEQLARALQEEQYFELSQENKKALARHKQELTEKDCTISRLEESNKTLTKDVENLSKEKAEMDEKLRTQKEEYVSQQEEVANAIKANYEKVLSTERTLKTQAVNKLAEIMNRKDMKLDTKKKGSTTDLRKKEKENRKLQLELNQEKDKFNHMAIKYQKELSEMQAQLSEECTYRNELQMQLDSKESDIEQLREKLNDLQLRMDNSSVTSLQTDETDSNIAESRLEGWLSIPNKPNIKRYGWKKQYVVVSSKKILFYNDEQDKEQSNPSMVLDIDKLFHVRPVTQGDVYRAETEEIPRIFQILYANEGECRKEADMETVSQGDKTNCLPHKGHEFIPTLYHFPSNCEACAKPLWHVFKPPPALECRRCHVKCHKDHLDKKEDVIAPCKVNYDVTSARDMLLLALSQDEQKKWIGHLGKKIPKTPPSSFMRASPRTLSTRSVANQSFRKNPKSITGKPS; encoded by the exons GATGGCTTGGATGCGTTGGTGTATGACCTTGACTTTCCAGCCTtgaggaaaaacaaaagcatcGACAATTTTTTGAATAGAT ATAAGGACACCATCAGTAAGATCCGAGACCTACGGATGAAAGCGGAGGACTATGAGGTGGTCAAAGTTATTGGGAGGGGGGCGTTTGGAGAAGTGCAGTTG GTGAGACACAAAGCCACAAAGAAGGTGTATGCCATGAAGCTGCTAAGCAAGTTTGAAATGATCAAGAGGTCGGACTCCGCTTTCTtctgggaggagagggacattATGGCCTTTGCGAATAGCGCCTGGGTGGTACAG CTGTTTTATGCCTTCCAAGATGACCGCTACCTCTACATGGTGATGGAGTACATGCCTGGCGGAGATCTGGTGAACTTGATGAGCAACTATGACGTCCCTGAGAAGTGGGCCCGCTTTTACACCGCTGAGGTGGTGCTTGCTCTGGATGGGATCCATGCCATGGGTTTCATACACCG GGACGTGAAGCCTGATAACATGTTGCTAGACAAAGCAGGCCACTTGAAGTTGGCAGACTTTGGGACCTGTATGAAAATGAACAAG GATGGCATGGTACGATGTGACACAGCTGTGGGAACGCCAGACTATATTTCGCCAGAGGTACTAAAATCCCAGGGAGGAGATGGATATTACGGCCGCGAGTGTGACTGGTGGTCTGTGGGAGTCTTCCTCTATGAGATGCTTGTTG GTGACACACCATTTTATGCTGACTCGTTGGTTGGGACCTATAGTAAGATCATGAACCACAAGAATGCCCTGACCTTCCCCGATGACAGTGACATCTCCAAGGATGCCAAGAACCTTATCTGTGCCTTCCTGACTGACAG GGAGGTACGGCTGGGTCGCAATGGGGTGGACGAGATCAAGAGACACGCTTTCTTTAAAAATGACCAGTGGACATGGGAGAACATCCGAGAGA CGGCGGCCCCAGTGGTGCCTGAGCTGAGCAGCGACATTGACACCAGTAACTTTGATGACATCGAGGAAGACCGGGGAGATGAGGAGACCTTCCCCATACCAAAGGCCTTTGTGGGCAACCAGCTGCCCTTTGTGGGCTTCACCTATTACAGCAGTCATCA GTTTCCCCGGAGCTCCAGCACCAAGTGTGTTGACAAACGCAGCAGCTCCACTAAGGAGGACAAGAGCCAT CTGGAGAACCTACAGAAGAGGATCTACCAGTTAGAAGAACAGCTCCACAGTGAGATGCAGCTAAAGGATGAAATGGAACAGAAGTGCAG GACCTCGAACTCGAAGCTTGACAAGATCATGAAAGAGCTGGACGAAGAG GCCAACGCGAGGAAGGGTGTAGAGGCCAGCATGTCTCAGCTGGAGAAAGACAAGATGATGATCCAGCACCGAGCCACCGAATACCAAAGAAAGGCCGACCAGGAGGCAGAGAAAAGACGCAACATGGAAAATGAGG tgtCCACCCTGCGGGAGCAGCTTGAGAATATGAGGAAAATCAGCCAAAACTCTCAGGCTTCTAATGACAAGATTCTCCAACTGCAGAATCAG CTTGAGGAGGCCAATGACCTGCTGCGGGTGGAGTCCGACACGGCGGCGCGTCTACGGAAGAGCCACACGGAGATGGCCAAGTCCATGAGTCAGCTGGAGGGGCTGAACCGAGAGCTGCAGGAAAAGAGCCGTTCAGCGGACGGGGGGAGGGCCCAGCTGGAGAAGGAGCTGCTGCAGCTGCAGAACACCTTGGACTCTGAGAGGAGGAACTACAGTCAGGGGTCAGAGGAGATCCGCCAACTGCAAG cCCGGATGACGGGTCTTCAAGAGGACAATAAGAACTTGAAGCTCAGTCTGTCCAAAGTTGAGTCGGAACGGAAGCAAGCCCAGGAGAGGAGCAACAACTTGGAGAAG GAGAAAAACAACCTGGAGATCGACCTGAACTACAAGCTAAAGATCCTTCAGCAGCGTTTGGACCAGGAacagacagaacacagggtGACGCGGGCCCAGCTCACTGACAAATATGAGTCCATTGAGGAGGCCAAGTCAGCTGCCATGCATG cGGTGCAGCTGAAGGTGTCGGAGGAAAGTGCAGCGCGAATGCGAGCAGAAAGCagggtggtggaggtggagaagCAGTGCTCCATGCTGGAGTTTGACCTGAAGCAGTCCGTGCAGAAGATGGAGCAGCTAATGAAGCAGAAGGAGAGGCTGGAGGATGAG GTGAAGGCTCTGGGGATGCAGCTCGAGCAGGAGTCCAGTAAAAGGCTGCTGGCGCAGAACGAGCTGAAGAGCCGCTGGCAGGAGGCGGACCGGCTGAAGGGTTCGGAGAAGCAGTTGAAGCAGGAGATCAACACGGCTCTGGAGAGCAAACGCTCGCTCGAGTTCCAGCTGGCGCAGCTTACCAA GCAATACAGGGGCAACGAGGGACAGATGAGGGAACTTCAGGACCAACTTGAGGCCGAACAGTATTTCTCA ACGCTTTATAAAACTCAGGTGAAGGAACTAAAAGAAGAGATCGAGGAGAAGAACAGGCAGGTCCAGGAAGAGCACAAGAAGGTGCAGGAGCTGCACAGCGAAAG GGACTCGTTGTCGGCCCAGTTGGATCTGACGGTAACCAAGGCCGAGTCTGAACAGCTGGCCAGGGCGCTCCAGGAGGAGCAATACTTTGAGTTGAGCCAGGAGAACAAGAAGGCCTTGGCCAGGCACAAGCAGGAGCTGACAGAAAAGGATTGCACCATTTCACGG CTTGAGGAATCCAATAAAACCCTGACCAAAGATGTGGAGAACCTCAGCAAGGAGAAGGCAGAAATGGATGAAAAGCTTCGAACTCAGAAGGAAG AGTATGTCTCCCAGCAAGAGGAGGTCGCAAACGCAATCAAGGCCAACTATGAGAAGGTCCTCAGCACAGAGCGCACGCTCAAGACTCAG GCAGTGAACAAGCTGGCAGAGATCATGAACAGGAAGGATATGAAGCTGGACACCAAGAAGAAGGGCAGCACAACTGACCTGCggaagaaggagaaggagaaccgCAAGCTGCAACTAGAGCTCAATCAGGAGAAGGACAAGTTCAACCACATGGCCATCAAGTACCAGAAGGAACTCAGTGAGATGCAGGCG CAACTGTCAGAAGAGTGCACATACCGCAATGAGCTGCAGATGCAGCTGGACAGCAAGGAGAGCGACATCGAGCAGCTCAGGGAGAAGCTCAACGATTTGCAGCTGCGCATGGACAACTCCAGCGTCACCAGCCTGCAGACGGATGAAACCGACAGCAACATTGCTG AATCCAGACTGGAAGGGTGGCTGTCCATTCCTAATAAACCTAATATCAAACGATATGGCTGGAAGAAGCAG TATGTGGTGGTTAGCAGCAAGAAGATTCTGTTTTACAACGACGAACAGGACAAAGAACAGTCCAACCCCTCCATGGTACTAGATATCGA CAAACTGTTCCACGTGCGTCCGGTCACCCAGGGTGATGTGTACCGTGCTGAGACCGAGGAGATCCCCAGGATATTCCAG ATCCTGTATGCCAACGAGGGGGAGTGCAGGAAGGAGGCAGACATGGAGACAGTCTCGCAGGGGGACAAGACCAACTGTCTGCCCCATAAAGGTCACGAGTTCATCCCCACGCTCTACCACTTCCCCTCCAACTGCGAGGCCTGCGCAAAGCCCCTATGGCACGTCTTTAAGCCCCCACCTGCCCTGGAGTGCCGCCGCTGTCACGTCAAGTGCCACAAGGACCATCTGGACAAGAAGGAAGATGTCATCGCCCCCTGCAAAG TAAACTACGATGTGACTTCTGCCCGGGACATGCTGTTGCTCGCGCTATCCCAAGACGAGCAAAAGAAATGGATCGGCCACCTGGGCAAGAAGATTCCCAAAacacctccctcctctttcaTGAGGGCGTCGCCCCGCACCCTGTCCACACGCTCTGTAGCCAACCAGTCCTTCCGCAAGAACCCGAAAAGCATTACGGGCAAGCCAAG CTAA
- the rock1 gene encoding rho-associated protein kinase 1 isoform X1 — translation MSAGESLEARFEKIDAMLKDPKSEINTDCLLDGLDALVYDLDFPALRKNKSIDNFLNRYKDTISKIRDLRMKAEDYEVVKVIGRGAFGEVQLVRHKATKKVYAMKLLSKFEMIKRSDSAFFWEERDIMAFANSAWVVQLFYAFQDDRYLYMVMEYMPGGDLVNLMSNYDVPEKWARFYTAEVVLALDGIHAMGFIHRDVKPDNMLLDKAGHLKLADFGTCMKMNKDGMVRCDTAVGTPDYISPEVLKSQGGDGYYGRECDWWSVGVFLYEMLVGDTPFYADSLVGTYSKIMNHKNALTFPDDSDISKDAKNLICAFLTDREVRLGRNGVDEIKRHAFFKNDQWTWENIRETAAPVVPELSSDIDTSNFDDIEEDRGDEETFPIPKAFVGNQLPFVGFTYYSSHQFPRSSSTKCVDKRSSSTKEDKSHLENLQKRIYQLEEQLHSEMQLKDEMEQKCRTSNSKLDKIMKELDEEANARKGVEASMSQLEKDKMMIQHRATEYQRKADQEAEKRRNMENEVSTLREQLENMRKISQNSQASNDKILQLQNQLEEANDLLRVESDTAARLRKSHTEMAKSMSQLEGLNRELQEKSRSADGGRAQLEKELLQLQNTLDSERRNYSQGSEEIRQLQARMTGLQEDNKNLKLSLSKVESERKQAQERSNNLEKEKNNLEIDLNYKLKILQQRLDQEQTEHRVTRAQLTDKYESIEEAKSAAMHAVQLKVSEESAARMRAESRVVEVEKQCSMLEFDLKQSVQKMEQLMKQKERLEDEVKALGMQLEQESSKRLLAQNELKSRWQEADRLKGSEKQLKQEINTALESKRSLEFQLAQLTKQYRGNEGQMRELQDQLEAEQYFSTLYKTQVKELKEEIEEKNRQVQEEHKKVQELHSERDSLSAQLDLTVTKAESEQLARALQEEQYFELSQENKKALARHKQELTEKDCTISRLEESNKTLTKDVENLSKEKAEMDEKLRTQKEEYVSQQEEVANAIKANYEKVLSTERTLKTQAVNKLAEIMNRKDMKLDTKKKGSTTDLRKKEKENRKLQLELNQEKDKFNHMAIKYQKELSEMQAQLSEECTYRNELQMQLDSKESDIEQLREKLNDLQLRMDNSSVTSLQTDETDSNIAESRLEGWLSIPNKPNIKRYGWKKQYVVVSSKKILFYNDEQDKEQSNPSMVLDIDKLFHVRPVTQGDVYRAETEEIPRIFQILYANEGECRKEADMETVSQGDKTNCLPHKGHEFIPTLYHFPSNCEACAKPLWHVFKPPPALECRRCHVKCHKDHLDKKEDVIAPCKVNYDVTSARDMLLLALSQDEQKKWIGHLGKKIPKTPPSSFMRASPRTLSTRSVANQSFRKNPKSITGKPRSQSHSATTASSLQAADTTSSTC, via the exons GATGGCTTGGATGCGTTGGTGTATGACCTTGACTTTCCAGCCTtgaggaaaaacaaaagcatcGACAATTTTTTGAATAGAT ATAAGGACACCATCAGTAAGATCCGAGACCTACGGATGAAAGCGGAGGACTATGAGGTGGTCAAAGTTATTGGGAGGGGGGCGTTTGGAGAAGTGCAGTTG GTGAGACACAAAGCCACAAAGAAGGTGTATGCCATGAAGCTGCTAAGCAAGTTTGAAATGATCAAGAGGTCGGACTCCGCTTTCTtctgggaggagagggacattATGGCCTTTGCGAATAGCGCCTGGGTGGTACAG CTGTTTTATGCCTTCCAAGATGACCGCTACCTCTACATGGTGATGGAGTACATGCCTGGCGGAGATCTGGTGAACTTGATGAGCAACTATGACGTCCCTGAGAAGTGGGCCCGCTTTTACACCGCTGAGGTGGTGCTTGCTCTGGATGGGATCCATGCCATGGGTTTCATACACCG GGACGTGAAGCCTGATAACATGTTGCTAGACAAAGCAGGCCACTTGAAGTTGGCAGACTTTGGGACCTGTATGAAAATGAACAAG GATGGCATGGTACGATGTGACACAGCTGTGGGAACGCCAGACTATATTTCGCCAGAGGTACTAAAATCCCAGGGAGGAGATGGATATTACGGCCGCGAGTGTGACTGGTGGTCTGTGGGAGTCTTCCTCTATGAGATGCTTGTTG GTGACACACCATTTTATGCTGACTCGTTGGTTGGGACCTATAGTAAGATCATGAACCACAAGAATGCCCTGACCTTCCCCGATGACAGTGACATCTCCAAGGATGCCAAGAACCTTATCTGTGCCTTCCTGACTGACAG GGAGGTACGGCTGGGTCGCAATGGGGTGGACGAGATCAAGAGACACGCTTTCTTTAAAAATGACCAGTGGACATGGGAGAACATCCGAGAGA CGGCGGCCCCAGTGGTGCCTGAGCTGAGCAGCGACATTGACACCAGTAACTTTGATGACATCGAGGAAGACCGGGGAGATGAGGAGACCTTCCCCATACCAAAGGCCTTTGTGGGCAACCAGCTGCCCTTTGTGGGCTTCACCTATTACAGCAGTCATCA GTTTCCCCGGAGCTCCAGCACCAAGTGTGTTGACAAACGCAGCAGCTCCACTAAGGAGGACAAGAGCCAT CTGGAGAACCTACAGAAGAGGATCTACCAGTTAGAAGAACAGCTCCACAGTGAGATGCAGCTAAAGGATGAAATGGAACAGAAGTGCAG GACCTCGAACTCGAAGCTTGACAAGATCATGAAAGAGCTGGACGAAGAG GCCAACGCGAGGAAGGGTGTAGAGGCCAGCATGTCTCAGCTGGAGAAAGACAAGATGATGATCCAGCACCGAGCCACCGAATACCAAAGAAAGGCCGACCAGGAGGCAGAGAAAAGACGCAACATGGAAAATGAGG tgtCCACCCTGCGGGAGCAGCTTGAGAATATGAGGAAAATCAGCCAAAACTCTCAGGCTTCTAATGACAAGATTCTCCAACTGCAGAATCAG CTTGAGGAGGCCAATGACCTGCTGCGGGTGGAGTCCGACACGGCGGCGCGTCTACGGAAGAGCCACACGGAGATGGCCAAGTCCATGAGTCAGCTGGAGGGGCTGAACCGAGAGCTGCAGGAAAAGAGCCGTTCAGCGGACGGGGGGAGGGCCCAGCTGGAGAAGGAGCTGCTGCAGCTGCAGAACACCTTGGACTCTGAGAGGAGGAACTACAGTCAGGGGTCAGAGGAGATCCGCCAACTGCAAG cCCGGATGACGGGTCTTCAAGAGGACAATAAGAACTTGAAGCTCAGTCTGTCCAAAGTTGAGTCGGAACGGAAGCAAGCCCAGGAGAGGAGCAACAACTTGGAGAAG GAGAAAAACAACCTGGAGATCGACCTGAACTACAAGCTAAAGATCCTTCAGCAGCGTTTGGACCAGGAacagacagaacacagggtGACGCGGGCCCAGCTCACTGACAAATATGAGTCCATTGAGGAGGCCAAGTCAGCTGCCATGCATG cGGTGCAGCTGAAGGTGTCGGAGGAAAGTGCAGCGCGAATGCGAGCAGAAAGCagggtggtggaggtggagaagCAGTGCTCCATGCTGGAGTTTGACCTGAAGCAGTCCGTGCAGAAGATGGAGCAGCTAATGAAGCAGAAGGAGAGGCTGGAGGATGAG GTGAAGGCTCTGGGGATGCAGCTCGAGCAGGAGTCCAGTAAAAGGCTGCTGGCGCAGAACGAGCTGAAGAGCCGCTGGCAGGAGGCGGACCGGCTGAAGGGTTCGGAGAAGCAGTTGAAGCAGGAGATCAACACGGCTCTGGAGAGCAAACGCTCGCTCGAGTTCCAGCTGGCGCAGCTTACCAA GCAATACAGGGGCAACGAGGGACAGATGAGGGAACTTCAGGACCAACTTGAGGCCGAACAGTATTTCTCA ACGCTTTATAAAACTCAGGTGAAGGAACTAAAAGAAGAGATCGAGGAGAAGAACAGGCAGGTCCAGGAAGAGCACAAGAAGGTGCAGGAGCTGCACAGCGAAAG GGACTCGTTGTCGGCCCAGTTGGATCTGACGGTAACCAAGGCCGAGTCTGAACAGCTGGCCAGGGCGCTCCAGGAGGAGCAATACTTTGAGTTGAGCCAGGAGAACAAGAAGGCCTTGGCCAGGCACAAGCAGGAGCTGACAGAAAAGGATTGCACCATTTCACGG CTTGAGGAATCCAATAAAACCCTGACCAAAGATGTGGAGAACCTCAGCAAGGAGAAGGCAGAAATGGATGAAAAGCTTCGAACTCAGAAGGAAG AGTATGTCTCCCAGCAAGAGGAGGTCGCAAACGCAATCAAGGCCAACTATGAGAAGGTCCTCAGCACAGAGCGCACGCTCAAGACTCAG GCAGTGAACAAGCTGGCAGAGATCATGAACAGGAAGGATATGAAGCTGGACACCAAGAAGAAGGGCAGCACAACTGACCTGCggaagaaggagaaggagaaccgCAAGCTGCAACTAGAGCTCAATCAGGAGAAGGACAAGTTCAACCACATGGCCATCAAGTACCAGAAGGAACTCAGTGAGATGCAGGCG CAACTGTCAGAAGAGTGCACATACCGCAATGAGCTGCAGATGCAGCTGGACAGCAAGGAGAGCGACATCGAGCAGCTCAGGGAGAAGCTCAACGATTTGCAGCTGCGCATGGACAACTCCAGCGTCACCAGCCTGCAGACGGATGAAACCGACAGCAACATTGCTG AATCCAGACTGGAAGGGTGGCTGTCCATTCCTAATAAACCTAATATCAAACGATATGGCTGGAAGAAGCAG TATGTGGTGGTTAGCAGCAAGAAGATTCTGTTTTACAACGACGAACAGGACAAAGAACAGTCCAACCCCTCCATGGTACTAGATATCGA CAAACTGTTCCACGTGCGTCCGGTCACCCAGGGTGATGTGTACCGTGCTGAGACCGAGGAGATCCCCAGGATATTCCAG ATCCTGTATGCCAACGAGGGGGAGTGCAGGAAGGAGGCAGACATGGAGACAGTCTCGCAGGGGGACAAGACCAACTGTCTGCCCCATAAAGGTCACGAGTTCATCCCCACGCTCTACCACTTCCCCTCCAACTGCGAGGCCTGCGCAAAGCCCCTATGGCACGTCTTTAAGCCCCCACCTGCCCTGGAGTGCCGCCGCTGTCACGTCAAGTGCCACAAGGACCATCTGGACAAGAAGGAAGATGTCATCGCCCCCTGCAAAG TAAACTACGATGTGACTTCTGCCCGGGACATGCTGTTGCTCGCGCTATCCCAAGACGAGCAAAAGAAATGGATCGGCCACCTGGGCAAGAAGATTCCCAAAacacctccctcctctttcaTGAGGGCGTCGCCCCGCACCCTGTCCACACGCTCTGTAGCCAACCAGTCCTTCCGCAAGAACCCGAAAAGCATTACGGGCAAGCCAAG GTCGCAGTCTCATTCTGCTACCACAGCCTCCAGCCTCCAAGCAGCAGACACAACATCCAGCACTTGTTGA